In Danaus plexippus chromosome 14, MEX_DaPlex, whole genome shotgun sequence, a single genomic region encodes these proteins:
- the LOC116769847 gene encoding uncharacterized protein LOC116769847, with product MRAVVYTSVFVLLHLTYASARINIPFRCHALDSECTKALVQNLVVPLSETLDPMYIDPLRINEGGFNGDYSNVTVTGGRNAIIDSVGFDLGKREIMMQYHTDLKLKGRYKSSPIDAGTDVSMFIRNLYVTLTMPYEIIQTANNNRFLNLKAFKYDYEIRDNIQSHIRDLYYQASNGEGFADTNLQNLRLIPIQLGRNMMDKIMVNVFETLRAYLLSEQLLNFFIY from the exons ATGCGTGCTGTAGTTTATACCTCCGTTTTTGTTCTTTTACACCTGACATATGCGTCGGCAAGGA tcaatATACCATTCCGCTGCCATGCTCTGGACTCCGAGTGTACAAAGGCCTTAGTTCAGAATCTTGTTGTTCCTCTATCTGAAACCCTAGACCCCATGTACATTGATCCTTTAAGAATTAATGAAGGAGGATTTAACGGTGACTATAGCAATGTTACTGTAACTGGAGGAAGAAACGCTATCATCGATAGTGTCgg ATTTGACCTCGGTAAACGAGAGATTATGATGCAGTATCATACCGATCTGAAGTTAAAAGGCAGATATAAGTCGAGTCCCATAGATGCGGGAACAGATGTATCGATGTTCATAA gAAATCTTTATGTAACACTTACAATGCCTTATGAAATCATCCAAACCGCTAATAACAATCGCTTTCTTAATTTGAAGGCCTTCAAATATGATTATGAAATCAGAGATAACATCCAATCTCACATAAGAGATTTATACTACCAAGCTTCCa ACGGTGAAGGGTTTGCAGACACTAACCTACAGAACCTCAGATTGATTCCTATTCAATTGGGAAGAAATATGATGGACAAAATAATGGTTAACGTGTTTGAGACTCTGAGAGCATATTTACTTTCTGAACAATTATTGAATTTCTTCATTTATTAG
- the LOC133319188 gene encoding uncharacterized protein LOC133319188: protein MRAVVYTSVFVLLQLTYASARINIPFRCQVLDSECTKALVQNLVVPLSETLDPMYIDSLRINQGGFNGDYSNVTVTGGRNAIIDSAGFDLGKREIMMQYHTDLKLKGRYKSSPIDAGTDVSMFIRNLYVTLTMPYEIIQTANNNRFLNLKAFKYDYEIRDNIQSHIRDLYYQASNGEGFADTDLQNLRLIPIQLGRNMMDKIMVNVFETLRAYLLSEQLLNFFIY, encoded by the exons ATGCGTGCTGTAGTTTATACCTCCGTTTTTGTTCTTTTACAGCTGACGTATGCGTCGGCAAGGA tcaATATACCATTCCGCTGCCAAGTTCTGGACTCGGAGTGTACAAAGGCCTTAGTTCAGAATCTTGTTGTTCCTCTATCTGAAACACTTGACCCCATGTACATTGATTCTTTAAGAATTAATCAGGGAGGATTTAACGGTGACTATAGCAATGTTACTGTAACTGGAGGAAGAAACGCTATCATCGATAGTGCCgg ATTTGACCTCGGTAAACGAGAGATTATGATGCAGTATCATACCGATCTGAAGTTAAAAGGCAGATATAAGTCGAGTCCCATAGATGCGGGAACAGATGTATCGATGTTCATAA gAAATCTTTATGTAACACTTACAATGCCTTATGAAATCATCCAAACCGCTAATAACAATCGCTTTCTTAATTTGAAGGCATTCAAATATGATTATGAAATCAGAGATAACATCCAATCTCACATAAGAGATTTATACTACCAAGCTTCCa ACGGTGAAGGGTTTGCAGACACTGACCTACAGAACCTCAGATTGATTCCTATTCAATTGGGAAGAAATATGATGGACAAAATAATGGTTAACGTGTTTGAGACTCTGAGAGCATATTTACTTTCCGAACAATTATTGAATTTCTTCATTTATTAG